DNA from Pajaroellobacter abortibovis:
CTGTTCTCGATTCAGCAGGTAACAGCCACTGCTCATCCAGAAGGAGGATGCCTCGTCGTTACGATGAACTCTCCATTGTTCCCACCTTCTACAAAAGAAGAAGAGGTCCCCTTCAATTCAGCCTTAAATACATTAAGCGCATGGACAGCTATTGCTGAACAAGAACTGCAGATTACACTGAACACAGAATTCACGGACCTCTTTTCCATCCCCAATATTGTGCTCACCACATCCGATCCGAGAGAGGCTTCCAGTCTCGGAGCATGGTGGGCTCTCGCCAGTCAGACGAATCAGCGCTATCCCACTGCTTCCCCTTCGATAGGAATTTCCTTAGAGATTCCATCCACAGCCGAAATCAAATCCTCTCAAAATCCTTCAGAAAAAAATCAGAATTTTCTAAAAAATTGGGCACGAAACACCATTGCTCTCGCGACCCCTCAGATTGCATTCAAAACCAAAGTAGAGCAAGGACAGGGAGAAATTTGGATACTCCTCGCCTCTCCCTGCGGGACACTCCACGAGAGCGATGAAACGGCAGGACTGACTGCTATGGCGACTCAGTTTGTAGCGGAATATGCAAGTACACGTTTCCGGTCTAAAGAGGTGACGATCGAAGAATGGATCTCAACTGAAGGGGTCGGATGGATAGCGCACACCCCTCGACAACCTCTCGAATCCTCTCACCAGCACGCTCAAAGAATAGCTGATGCTTTAGGGCAAAGCTTGTTTGCAATCCCTCTCGATAGCCTTACCATGGCTCAAACAAGAATAGCAATCCTGGCCAGAAGAGACAAGGATTTTAAAAAAGAGATAGGAATTCCATTGGCAAAGAGTCTCGCTCCAGGACGGCTTGCGTGGTTATTCCCTTTCGGCTCCCCCTCCGTACAGGAAAGGATATCAGATGCAGCTTTGCGCGCCAGCATCTCTTCACTTCAGCAAGGCCCTCTACGGGCTTCTATCCTCGTCAATCAAGAAGATGGACAAGCCCAGGAGATAGCCCGTTTGCTCGATCGATGGGCCAATCATGATCTCGATACACAGCGACACTGCCACGCCACTCCACCTGCCGTTGCTCCACGACCTGGCAGCTATGCGATCAGACTCCCGTCCGGCTCAAGTGCGGAAGCATGGATCGCCTTCCCCCTCTCCCCCAACCATCCCGGACAACAAGAAATCGCTCAGTTGATCGCCATTCTCCTCAATCAAGAGGAGGGGATATTCTCACAAACCTTGAGAAAGAGCAGAATTATTCATCAATGGGGGGCTCGGGTGATCGGCTCCTCCCTTTCCTCAGCCCTTGCAATCAGAATGGAGACATCCCCTGGCCAGCTAGAGAGTGCTGTCGATCAAGCCCGAGCGATTTTGCAACGTCTCCGTCAAGGGGACATCACTCAGGAAGAACTGAGCCAGGCCATTCATCGCTACCAAGAATCCAACTTAGAAAAATTAGTTCATCCCTCCGAGCGCCTTATTGCACTATGGCGCAATGACCCTCCTTTTTCTCTGTATACTCACTCCATGCAGACCTTTCTTAAAGCCATCACTCCCTTTTTAAGTGAAGCTAATATGATCGTTCTCCTAGCCCGCCCAACACCTCCCTCTCTATGAAGATCGATTGCCCTACTCTTCACACTGTTCCATGGTTTTCGGTAGGAGAGGATCGGCTCCGCTTGTTACGGAATGGTGAACAGGCATTCCCAGCAATGCTCGAAAGCATCGAAAATGCACAAAAAGAGATCCTGATGGAATTTTATTGGATAGGGGCCGATCCCATCGGAGCGATGTTTCGAGATGCTCTGACCAGACGTGCAAAAGTAGGTGTGTGTGTCCGCGTAATCTATGATGCCATCGGCAGTTTAACAACCCCTTACCTCTGGTGGCAGCCCCTCCTCCAAACAGGAGGAGAAGTGAGCGTATATCATGCCTTATGGCCATTTGACCCTACCTTTAAACTATCTCTCCTCGAACGGCGTGATCATCGAAAACTCCTTCTCGTCGATGGACAAGACGGATTCATAGGAGGGATCAATCTTGCCTTATCCTGGCTTCCTATTCACCTCGGGGGAAAAGGATGGCGAGATGATTTGGTACACATTCAAGGAGCAACAAGCCAACAGATCCGAGCCCATTTTTACCTTACCTGGCAATCACTCACAAGGAGTCTACCCCCTGTCGATGTACACCGAATTAGCCGGAAAAATGACAGTCCTGTCTATATTTTAACAGACTACCTCCACCATCGACAGAAAATCCATCGGGAATATCTAGCGCGCATGAGCGCCGCAAAAAGGAGTATCGATATTGCCAATCCCTATTTTGTCCCCAACCGTCTTATCCGAATGGGCCTTTTTCGAGCGGTGGCCAGAAAGGTACGCGTCCGCGTGTTACTTCCTGCTAATGGAGACGTTTCTTTCGTTCAATTTGCCACGGAAGCCTTAATTGATTCCCTTTTAAAACACGGAATCGAACTGTACACACTGGCGAAACCAATGATCCATACTAAAATTGTCATTATCGACAATGAATTCACCATGCTCGGTAGTTACAATTTGGATGAGCGTTCCCGGCATAAAAACCTAGAAATGAATTTAGCCATTCAGGATACAGCGTTTGCCGACTATGCAACCCAAGGATTTGAACAAGATATCTGTTCAGCGACCAAATTGGATCTCTACACATGGCGACAACGCCCCTTTTTAAACCGCACCATCGAATGGGTAGCGTGGGGGCTAAGAAAGCTATGGTAATTCATTGAAGAGAAAGAAAACCAAAGGAGATACGAAGGTGTACCTGAGTGCAAAAACAAATATCAACGTGTCCATGTCGATTGCACTCTTGAGCGTCGCTTTATTAATGACAACTCACTGTGGTTCAGAACGATCATCCCCAAATGGAGATACAAAGAAACCTCATCATCAAATCCAATCCTGCAAATCCAGAGGAAATCATTTCTTCTTCTCCACCATAAATTCAAGTAAATTATACGCCAGACAATTCGAAAACGGATCAGCCTAGTGCCTCAACTCCCTCTTATGGCTCTTGCCCTCCGGGAACAACCTCCAGCAACAATAGTTGTATTCATATCTTGCTCATAAACCATGCTACAGTAAATGGCGCTCCTCACCCTCCCCCACAAACTCCAGCCAGTGCACCAATCGTCCCTTCTGCTCTTTCCTTTCGAAGGAACACAGACCAAGATGAACTTTTTGGTTATGGCATCGTCGCTTGTAATATTAGTGTGCAAAGAACAAACAAAAGATCCTAAAATATAAAACCATGATGTTTGTTCCTATTTTATGGACTAGTCCTTACGAATTGCTAGATGGGGTCTAGAACGATTTTAAAGGGAACCATCCTTATCCTATTGTCCTCCCCAATGGGAGCTACGTTGCTACAGTCGGTGAATTCCCACATGGAAACCTAAGCTTCAGTTTGGTCAATTCACACGACGGAGCGTCAAGAGACACTTGCTGCGGAATGACGCATGGACAGGCTTTAGCAATTCAAAATCAAAGAACTGAA
Protein-coding regions in this window:
- a CDS encoding insulinase family protein, whose product is MSYGLIFVLFRCSFPSLPNSHFSSLLKENSREKSPIEVQTFSKIPPLVTIEREGDPQAAIGLAVVTLGIDSQRDTEVAIALSSLLETRLQRNGMTNITVIPMVDGYRIHRFIQNAEEGEKIISLLHQALLSPIAQGSEQLTALHQQMEWLQKQPSLLPSLSAMARCEGKPYLLHPNQDASSRNSSSFLKPNPSTIESWRTHAHTVGRIAFGITGTASTIQRVSKALISTGAWPEAQQLSIFTQSPPPMPTQPVLSYSIDPSVQNQARVTLASWIYSGSKAVAIANHIVHQQNSFIARLNANCPLFSIQQVTATAHPEGGCLVVTMNSPLFPPSTKEEEVPFNSALNTLSAWTAIAEQELQITLNTEFTDLFSIPNIVLTTSDPREASSLGAWWALASQTNQRYPTASPSIGISLEIPSTAEIKSSQNPSEKNQNFLKNWARNTIALATPQIAFKTKVEQGQGEIWILLASPCGTLHESDETAGLTAMATQFVAEYASTRFRSKEVTIEEWISTEGVGWIAHTPRQPLESSHQHAQRIADALGQSLFAIPLDSLTMAQTRIAILARRDKDFKKEIGIPLAKSLAPGRLAWLFPFGSPSVQERISDAALRASISSLQQGPLRASILVNQEDGQAQEIARLLDRWANHDLDTQRHCHATPPAVAPRPGSYAIRLPSGSSAEAWIAFPLSPNHPGQQEIAQLIAILLNQEEGIFSQTLRKSRIIHQWGARVIGSSLSSALAIRMETSPGQLESAVDQARAILQRLRQGDITQEELSQAIHRYQESNLEKLVHPSERLIALWRNDPPFSLYTHSMQTFLKAITPFLSEANMIVLLARPTPPSL
- a CDS encoding phospholipase D-like domain-containing protein, which translates into the protein MKIDCPTLHTVPWFSVGEDRLRLLRNGEQAFPAMLESIENAQKEILMEFYWIGADPIGAMFRDALTRRAKVGVCVRVIYDAIGSLTTPYLWWQPLLQTGGEVSVYHALWPFDPTFKLSLLERRDHRKLLLVDGQDGFIGGINLALSWLPIHLGGKGWRDDLVHIQGATSQQIRAHFYLTWQSLTRSLPPVDVHRISRKNDSPVYILTDYLHHRQKIHREYLARMSAAKRSIDIANPYFVPNRLIRMGLFRAVARKVRVRVLLPANGDVSFVQFATEALIDSLLKHGIELYTLAKPMIHTKIVIIDNEFTMLGSYNLDERSRHKNLEMNLAIQDTAFADYATQGFEQDICSATKLDLYTWRQRPFLNRTIEWVAWGLRKLW